The Pan paniscus chromosome 1, NHGRI_mPanPan1-v2.0_pri, whole genome shotgun sequence genome has a segment encoding these proteins:
- the LOC130540999 gene encoding uncharacterized LOC128031832 homolog, whose translation MAILSVRADFCQAQHSIFADK comes from the coding sequence ATGGCGATTCTGAGTGTGAGGGCAGACTTCTGCCAGGCTCAGCACAGCATTTTCGCTGACAAGTGA